One window of the Chitinophaga niabensis genome contains the following:
- a CDS encoding TonB-dependent receptor — MRLTLLLITVACLKVTAGTYAQSVSVSLKKAPLEEVFSTVKQQTGFLFFYDRDMLNGTKPVTIQANNLALQEFLAAVFKDQPLDYAIKNKTIFIKRKPTPSANTVVVVPVPVSGIVKSADGEALIGVSIRVKGTSTGTVTNTEGKFSLNAEAGQILVISYVGFETQEVAASQSLNIILKPSSSSLDETVVIGYGTAIRRTNTGSVSSVKAKDLANQPVLDPLAALQGRIPGLSVMSSNGLPGSSFKVMLRGQNSISGGNEPLYIIDGVPFYSESLNQFTSANGNQSPLAALNIADIERIDVLKDADATAIYGSRGANGVILITTKKGKAGKTQFNFNAFTGGSKVTNRVEMLNTEQFLQMRKEAFVNDNKVPDEFTAPDLITWNQTQYTDWQKRLGGNTAEQLQVQGSVSGGNENTRYLLSGTYRKDGTVLPNDNAFKRGSVHMNIDHSSENKKFNITASVNYSSTKDNSLASDLTTFFDMPPNYPGFNADGSYYWFGTEQNPEAYLLRRSDIRSTNLIANSVIRYNIIKGLEVSLNLGYNKGDQDQKQIFPTKVFNPALSTGSFSYFGNGSSEGYIIEPQLNYTTQIDKGKLQLLAGGTFQEKLTQGQSILAENYSSDALLEDIKSAGKLTSRPSRYQFYRYNSVFGRATYNWDERYVLNATFRRDGSTRFGPGKRFGNFGSIGAAWIFSNESFIPEGAVLSYGKLRSSYGTTGNDLIGEYKYLDSWTSTAYPYDNLAGLGPSRLANPDYRWEENRKMEVGLELGFIKDRILLTSNYYRNISTNQLVNYQLSPQVGFEYIVANFPAKVLNAGWEFELNTVNVDKRSFSWKSSFNLTFNKNELIAYPDFESSAYTYDFAIGKSLTIVHGYQFTGVDPQTGKATFLDVDKNGTIAENDDYVVMGKTMPDFYGGLQNTIIYKDFELDFLFQFVKQEGHLLNYSRLSGAYGGSRNKDLSALERWQAAGDIKSIPKAALTPANSSFDLYRESTAVWGDASFIRLKNISLRYDLSRFTKGWKLDKVSVFALAQNLFTITSYDGFDPETQGYVMPPMKTITAGLNVAF, encoded by the coding sequence ATGCGATTGACTTTACTGCTCATAACAGTCGCCTGCCTTAAGGTTACCGCGGGAACTTACGCACAGTCTGTTTCCGTATCCCTTAAAAAAGCGCCACTGGAAGAAGTTTTCTCTACTGTAAAACAGCAGACGGGTTTCCTGTTCTTTTACGACAGGGACATGCTGAACGGCACCAAACCGGTGACCATACAGGCGAATAATCTTGCCCTGCAGGAATTCCTGGCTGCGGTGTTTAAAGACCAGCCACTGGATTACGCCATCAAGAACAAAACGATCTTCATCAAAAGAAAGCCAACTCCTTCCGCCAATACTGTAGTTGTAGTTCCTGTGCCTGTGAGTGGCATTGTAAAAAGTGCCGATGGGGAAGCCCTCATTGGTGTAAGTATCAGAGTGAAAGGAACTTCCACCGGTACGGTAACGAATACCGAAGGTAAGTTCTCATTGAATGCTGAAGCCGGGCAGATCCTCGTGATCTCCTATGTAGGATTTGAAACGCAGGAAGTCGCTGCTTCTCAATCCCTCAATATCATATTGAAACCTTCTTCCAGCTCTCTGGATGAAACAGTGGTAATAGGTTATGGAACTGCCATCCGCCGTACGAATACAGGTAGTGTATCCAGTGTGAAAGCAAAGGATCTGGCTAATCAGCCGGTGCTGGATCCACTGGCTGCATTGCAGGGTAGGATACCGGGTTTGTCTGTAATGTCCTCCAACGGTTTACCGGGTTCCAGTTTCAAAGTAATGCTGCGTGGGCAGAATTCGATCTCTGGCGGTAATGAACCTTTATATATCATCGATGGAGTGCCTTTCTATTCTGAATCCCTGAACCAGTTCACTTCTGCTAACGGTAATCAAAGCCCGCTGGCAGCGTTGAATATTGCGGATATTGAAAGGATAGATGTGTTGAAAGATGCGGATGCTACTGCTATTTACGGTTCACGTGGTGCAAACGGGGTGATCCTGATCACCACTAAGAAAGGTAAAGCAGGTAAAACACAGTTTAACTTCAATGCGTTCACCGGTGGAAGTAAAGTGACGAACAGGGTAGAGATGCTGAATACTGAACAGTTCTTACAAATGCGCAAAGAAGCATTCGTAAACGATAATAAGGTACCAGATGAATTTACAGCGCCGGATCTCATCACCTGGAACCAGACACAGTATACAGACTGGCAAAAACGCCTGGGCGGAAATACTGCTGAGCAATTGCAGGTGCAAGGCTCTGTTTCCGGAGGAAACGAAAACACCCGTTACCTGTTGAGTGGTACCTACCGTAAAGATGGAACTGTATTGCCGAATGACAATGCTTTCAAACGTGGATCTGTACATATGAATATTGATCACAGCAGTGAGAATAAAAAATTCAATATCACAGCTTCTGTGAATTATTCCAGCACAAAGGATAATTCCCTGGCCAGCGATCTTACTACTTTCTTTGACATGCCACCTAATTATCCCGGTTTCAATGCTGATGGTAGTTATTATTGGTTTGGCACAGAACAGAACCCTGAGGCTTATTTATTAAGAAGATCGGATATTCGCAGCACCAACCTCATTGCTAACAGTGTGATCAGGTATAATATTATAAAAGGATTGGAAGTAAGCCTGAACCTGGGATATAATAAAGGTGATCAGGACCAGAAACAGATCTTTCCAACAAAGGTGTTTAATCCGGCGCTCTCTACAGGCAGTTTTTCCTATTTCGGGAATGGTAGTAGTGAAGGTTATATCATAGAGCCGCAACTCAATTATACAACACAGATAGACAAAGGTAAACTGCAATTGCTGGCAGGAGGCACATTCCAGGAGAAACTCACCCAGGGGCAAAGTATCCTGGCAGAGAATTATTCCAGCGATGCTTTACTGGAAGACATTAAATCGGCTGGCAAACTAACCTCCAGGCCTTCTCGTTACCAGTTCTACCGCTACAATTCTGTATTCGGAAGAGCTACTTATAACTGGGATGAACGTTATGTACTGAATGCAACATTCCGCCGCGATGGTTCTACCCGTTTCGGGCCAGGTAAACGATTTGGTAATTTTGGTTCCATCGGCGCTGCATGGATCTTCAGCAATGAATCCTTTATCCCTGAAGGTGCTGTGCTGAGCTATGGTAAATTGCGCAGCAGTTACGGTACCACCGGTAATGACCTGATAGGTGAATATAAATACCTCGATAGCTGGACTTCCACTGCTTATCCTTATGATAATTTAGCCGGCCTTGGACCTTCACGACTTGCTAATCCTGACTACCGCTGGGAAGAGAACAGGAAAATGGAAGTTGGGCTGGAGTTGGGTTTTATCAAAGACCGCATCCTGCTGACATCTAACTATTATCGCAATATTTCCACTAATCAACTGGTGAATTATCAACTGTCGCCGCAGGTAGGATTTGAATATATAGTAGCCAACTTTCCCGCCAAGGTGTTGAATGCAGGCTGGGAATTTGAATTGAATACCGTGAACGTGGATAAGCGATCTTTCTCCTGGAAATCTTCTTTCAACCTCACATTTAATAAGAATGAGCTGATTGCTTATCCTGATTTCGAATCTTCTGCCTATACATATGATTTCGCGATCGGTAAATCACTGACTATCGTTCACGGGTATCAGTTTACAGGAGTGGATCCTCAAACCGGGAAAGCTACTTTCCTGGATGTAGATAAGAACGGCACCATTGCAGAAAATGATGATTATGTAGTGATGGGTAAAACCATGCCTGATTTTTATGGTGGTCTGCAGAATACTATCATATATAAGGACTTTGAACTGGATTTTCTCTTCCAGTTTGTGAAACAGGAGGGGCACCTGCTTAACTATAGCAGATTGTCCGGTGCCTACGGAGGCTCAAGGAATAAAGACCTCAGTGCACTGGAGCGCTGGCAAGCGGCAGGAGATATTAAGAGCATCCCCAAAGCAGCCCTTACTCCAGCTAATTCATCTTTTGACCTTTACCGCGAATCAACCGCCGTATGGGGAGATGCTTCATTCATCCGCCTGAAGAACATATCGCTGCGTTATGATCTATCCCGGTTCACAAAAGGCTGGAAACTGGATAAAGTAAGTGTATTTGCGCTGGCGCAAAACCTGTTCACCATTACCAGCTATGATGGATTTGATCCTGAAACACAAGGTTATGTAATGCCGCCAATGAAAACAATTACGGCTGGTTTGAATGTTGCATTCTAA
- a CDS encoding RagB/SusD family nutrient uptake outer membrane protein: MKKLHILLIGFSLTLFSCSKYVETPTPKNELASSLVFTDDKTATASVTGLYSDMNQLNYYFANVLLSYLSAMQADDMYYYTNFANYDVFLMNNLLPSSQYVQSMWRDQYSYIYQTNACIEGLSVAQGLTPAVKDQLLGESYFMRAFFHFYLVNMYGDVPLITSTDWRVNNVKPREKTAAVYAQIISDLTEAKKLMGANYPTGQRIRPNKAAATALLARTYLYNKQWALAEAEANEVITNGQYSLLKDLNTVFLANSREAIWQLQPVNVAGGRNTWEGFASTPATPVATALFRLDTINFIRKFEAGDQRLAKWTDFRKTTAGATYYLPLKYKVRTNLGGAVTEFSMVMRVAEQFLIRAEARVQQDKLETGRADLDSIRMRAGLTALPTNLDKAALISAVEKERKMELFVEWGHRWFDLKRTNRSTAVLGPIKGANWQATDTIYPIPSDAVRTNVFLTQNEGYK; encoded by the coding sequence ATGAAAAAACTTCATATACTGCTCATCGGTTTTTCACTCACTTTGTTCTCCTGTTCAAAGTATGTGGAAACACCAACGCCAAAGAACGAACTGGCCTCGAGCCTGGTTTTTACAGATGATAAAACGGCTACGGCTTCCGTTACCGGGTTATACAGCGACATGAACCAGCTGAACTATTATTTCGCAAACGTATTGCTGAGTTATCTCTCTGCCATGCAGGCAGATGATATGTATTATTATACAAACTTTGCCAACTACGATGTATTCCTGATGAACAATCTGCTGCCCAGCAGCCAGTATGTACAAAGCATGTGGAGAGATCAATACAGTTATATCTATCAGACGAATGCGTGCATAGAAGGGCTTTCCGTAGCACAGGGATTAACTCCTGCTGTGAAGGATCAGTTATTGGGTGAGTCTTATTTTATGCGTGCTTTCTTTCACTTCTATCTGGTGAATATGTATGGCGATGTTCCCTTGATCACCAGCACAGATTGGAGAGTGAACAATGTAAAGCCAAGAGAGAAAACTGCCGCGGTATACGCACAGATCATCAGCGATCTTACAGAAGCTAAAAAGCTGATGGGTGCTAATTATCCTACCGGTCAGCGGATCCGCCCGAATAAAGCAGCAGCTACTGCTTTGCTGGCCAGAACTTACCTGTACAACAAACAATGGGCACTGGCTGAAGCAGAAGCAAATGAAGTGATCACTAATGGCCAGTATTCTTTGCTGAAAGATCTGAACACTGTGTTCCTCGCCAACAGCCGGGAAGCTATCTGGCAATTGCAACCGGTGAATGTGGCCGGCGGCCGCAATACCTGGGAAGGTTTTGCGTCAACGCCTGCAACACCTGTAGCTACTGCCTTATTCAGGCTGGATACCATCAACTTCATTCGCAAATTTGAAGCAGGTGATCAACGGCTGGCCAAATGGACAGACTTCCGCAAAACAACTGCAGGTGCTACTTATTACCTGCCCCTGAAATACAAGGTGCGCACCAACCTCGGCGGCGCAGTAACAGAATTTTCCATGGTAATGCGTGTCGCAGAACAATTCCTGATCCGTGCAGAAGCACGCGTGCAGCAGGATAAACTGGAAACCGGCCGTGCAGATCTTGATTCCATCCGTATGCGTGCAGGTTTAACTGCATTGCCCACCAACCTGGATAAGGCAGCACTCATCAGTGCCGTAGAAAAAGAACGTAAGATGGAACTCTTTGTAGAATGGGGACACCGCTGGTTTGATCTGAAACGTACAAACAGATCAACCGCAGTGCTCGGTCCTATCAAAGGCGCTAACTGGCAGGCTACGGATACCATCTATCCCATCCCCAGCGATGCTGTCAGAACGAATGTATTTCTCACGCAGAATGAAGGGTACAAATAA
- a CDS encoding TlpA disulfide reductase family protein, whose translation MKRLIAILFIFIGKITLAQQAVTISPQYPQRGQTVTVTYDPAAAGAQIPASATTVTLVFSYSTFYDLPWRIDMEKKGEVWTASFVLAKFAAFATFYLQSGEAIQKPGADSHYEVMVYENKTPVQNSNLYRGYSLSAQMRKSPEVAVKQAEQYEKELTLYPANYEAKLRLLVYKMSKADDKDKKWLREQAQKVIADKFYEAPTVMGNINKVTMGYLIIGENSRLDSIRKVIREKYPDSEVGRDLVTDMISKEKDTAKQIALFEKELKKETNQNAASFSAMHRRLFELYAAKKNSSKALLHAPKFSRNDDSPYKPETLKMIAQTLMENNIALDSARAYAQRSLAMADKFPTGIIRHFPETGYILPYANDSTRKAVFDRSSANLLSIIALIDMKAGRLPQAIRNMDKALQLSSDKETLDNATVFFQQTGNTARLAELQVLREKLLQEKIAKLRTNRPVPTLNTFVDMKGEPVPPETWKNKILVIDFWATWCIPCMEEMPYLQKIYDKYRNNPDIAFLVVNSGARNTLKDAQGWSGHKKYSFPVYYNTDPAIGDKFKFNIIPATYIINKEGNIQFANIGFEGAEVETKLKLQIEMLLNN comes from the coding sequence ATGAAACGATTAATAGCCATCCTGTTCATCTTTATAGGAAAGATCACATTAGCCCAGCAGGCAGTGACGATTTCACCGCAATACCCGCAACGGGGTCAAACTGTGACTGTCACATATGATCCTGCTGCTGCGGGAGCACAAATACCTGCCAGCGCTACAACTGTTACGCTCGTTTTCTCTTATTCCACTTTTTATGATCTACCCTGGCGGATAGACATGGAAAAGAAAGGAGAAGTATGGACAGCTTCTTTCGTGCTGGCTAAATTTGCCGCCTTTGCTACTTTCTACCTGCAAAGTGGCGAGGCTATTCAGAAACCGGGAGCAGATAGTCATTATGAAGTGATGGTGTATGAAAATAAAACGCCTGTACAGAATAGCAACCTGTACAGGGGATACAGCCTCAGCGCACAAATGAGAAAATCTCCTGAGGTGGCCGTAAAACAGGCGGAGCAATATGAAAAAGAGCTAACGCTGTATCCCGCCAACTATGAAGCAAAGCTGCGTTTACTCGTATATAAAATGAGCAAAGCAGACGATAAGGACAAAAAGTGGCTCAGGGAACAGGCGCAGAAAGTGATTGCAGATAAGTTTTATGAAGCGCCCACCGTTATGGGAAACATCAACAAAGTAACGATGGGATATCTGATCATAGGAGAGAACAGCCGCCTCGATTCTATCCGCAAAGTGATCCGGGAGAAATACCCAGACTCAGAAGTAGGCCGCGACCTGGTGACAGACATGATCTCCAAAGAAAAGGACACGGCTAAACAAATCGCCCTGTTTGAAAAGGAGTTAAAGAAGGAAACAAACCAGAACGCTGCTTCCTTTTCAGCCATGCACCGCCGGTTATTTGAATTATACGCAGCTAAGAAGAACAGCAGCAAAGCTTTGTTGCATGCACCTAAATTCTCCAGAAATGATGATAGCCCCTATAAACCGGAAACACTGAAGATGATCGCGCAAACGCTCATGGAGAATAACATTGCGCTGGATTCTGCACGTGCTTATGCACAGCGTTCACTGGCCATGGCAGATAAATTCCCTACCGGCATCATCCGTCATTTTCCGGAAACAGGGTATATCCTGCCTTATGCCAATGATAGCACCCGGAAAGCGGTGTTTGATAGATCTTCCGCCAACCTGCTGTCCATCATAGCACTGATAGACATGAAAGCTGGCCGGTTACCGCAAGCTATACGTAATATGGATAAAGCCTTGCAATTATCATCAGATAAGGAAACACTGGATAACGCCACGGTGTTCTTTCAGCAAACCGGCAATACGGCCAGGCTGGCGGAATTACAGGTGCTCCGGGAAAAACTGCTGCAGGAGAAAATAGCGAAACTCCGCACCAACAGACCTGTTCCCACATTGAATACTTTTGTTGATATGAAAGGAGAGCCCGTTCCTCCGGAAACCTGGAAGAACAAGATCCTGGTCATTGATTTCTGGGCTACATGGTGTATTCCCTGCATGGAAGAAATGCCCTACCTCCAGAAGATCTACGATAAATACAGGAACAACCCGGACATTGCTTTCCTGGTTGTTAACAGCGGCGCACGCAACACGCTGAAAGATGCACAGGGCTGGAGCGGGCATAAGAAGTATTCCTTCCCCGTGTACTATAATACAGATCCCGCTATCGGAGATAAGTTCAAATTCAATATCATCCCTGCCACTTATATTATTAATAAGGAAGGAAATATACAGTTTGCCAACATCGGATTTGAAGGAGCAGAAGTGGAAACGAAACTCAAGCTGCAGATTGAGATGTTACTGAATAACTAG
- a CDS encoding FadR/GntR family transcriptional regulator: MMKEDDKNDLSKNLGRVRANTMADSVEVKLRQYLKKMSFKPGDALPKETDLAEALGVSRNVVREALSRLRMLGMIETRKRKGMVLASPDILQAFERVLDPLIIDDTTLRDVFELRLVLEMGLADLLYARMTEDDIDELEEIANSEINKDKSFLVKNEIAFHGKLYEMTGNSTLKRFQIMLLPVFAYVITLVDKPTSGKIDHRGLVNILKNGTKEDFKKAMYEHLKPHFDRIK; encoded by the coding sequence ATGATGAAAGAAGATGATAAAAACGATCTGAGCAAAAACCTCGGGCGCGTAAGGGCCAATACAATGGCTGATTCGGTAGAAGTCAAACTCCGCCAGTATCTCAAGAAGATGTCCTTTAAACCGGGTGATGCCCTCCCCAAGGAAACAGACCTCGCCGAAGCGCTGGGCGTAAGCCGGAATGTAGTCAGAGAGGCCCTGAGCCGTTTACGCATGTTAGGCATGATCGAAACCCGTAAACGCAAAGGCATGGTACTGGCCAGCCCGGATATCCTGCAAGCCTTTGAGCGGGTACTGGACCCCCTCATTATAGACGATACCACCTTAAGAGATGTATTTGAACTGCGCCTGGTCCTGGAAATGGGACTGGCAGACTTATTATATGCCCGCATGACGGAGGATGATATTGATGAACTGGAAGAGATTGCCAACAGTGAGATCAATAAAGACAAGTCCTTCCTCGTAAAGAATGAGATCGCTTTTCATGGTAAACTTTATGAAATGACGGGTAACAGTACCCTCAAGCGTTTCCAGATCATGCTGCTCCCTGTTTTCGCTTATGTGATCACCCTTGTTGATAAACCCACCAGTGGTAAGATAGACCACAGGGGATTGGTGAATATCTTAAAGAACGGCACTAAAGAAGATTTTAAGAAAGCGATGTACGAACATCTGAAGCCTCACTTTGATCGTATAAAATAA
- a CDS encoding FecR family protein: protein METDEKGALLQRASYLILRHLRDEITAAEQEELQAWIAASAENQRFFDQFKDEQQLLQKLQQLGSFDTDAAWDAFTSRHFPPAKVRTIRWKWAAAAAVVLLAGVYFWNQQKPATKETVVSELVNDVKPGTHKAILTLGDGSTVTLDSAGNKVIGQGIRQAGGQLEYGEQAAISFNTLRTPKGGQFQITLADGTKIWLNAASSLRYPTAFVGGTRKVEVTGEAYFEVAKHATRPFIVQINAQTAIEVLGTSFNINAYTNEASIKTTLIEGAVRLTVNEQSRTLSPGQQAQVNSQGDIQLIEKADLDEALAWKHELFYFRNADLQAVMRQLERWYDVEISYSGKIPARRFQGEIQRNLNLSDVLEGLKNTEINFSIEGRKIIVKP, encoded by the coding sequence TTGGAAACAGACGAAAAAGGGGCTTTGCTGCAAAGGGCCAGTTACCTGATACTACGGCATCTGCGGGATGAAATAACCGCAGCCGAGCAGGAAGAACTGCAGGCCTGGATAGCTGCATCTGCAGAAAACCAACGTTTCTTCGACCAGTTTAAGGATGAACAGCAGTTGCTGCAAAAGCTACAGCAATTGGGCAGTTTTGATACAGATGCTGCCTGGGATGCCTTTACCTCCCGTCATTTTCCACCCGCCAAAGTAAGAACCATCCGCTGGAAATGGGCCGCTGCAGCTGCCGTGGTACTACTGGCAGGTGTTTACTTCTGGAACCAGCAAAAGCCGGCAACAAAAGAAACCGTTGTATCTGAACTGGTGAATGATGTAAAGCCCGGCACCCATAAAGCTATCCTCACACTGGGAGATGGATCCACCGTAACGCTGGATAGTGCAGGGAATAAAGTGATCGGGCAGGGGATCAGGCAAGCCGGTGGCCAATTGGAATATGGGGAACAGGCTGCAATTAGTTTCAATACCCTCCGCACACCTAAAGGCGGACAATTCCAGATCACACTGGCAGACGGAACCAAAATATGGTTGAATGCGGCTTCTTCTTTACGTTATCCCACTGCATTTGTGGGAGGAACGCGTAAAGTGGAAGTAACCGGGGAGGCTTATTTTGAAGTGGCTAAGCATGCAACGAGGCCTTTTATTGTGCAGATCAATGCGCAAACAGCTATAGAAGTACTGGGCACCAGCTTTAACATCAATGCCTATACCAATGAGGCCAGTATTAAAACCACTTTAATTGAGGGAGCCGTAAGATTAACGGTGAATGAACAGTCCCGCACACTTTCTCCCGGCCAGCAGGCACAGGTGAACAGCCAGGGAGACATACAATTGATAGAGAAAGCAGACCTGGATGAGGCGCTGGCCTGGAAACATGAGCTCTTCTATTTCAGGAATGCAGACCTCCAGGCAGTGATGCGGCAGCTGGAAAGATGGTATGATGTAGAAATAAGCTATAGCGGAAAGATTCCTGCGCGCAGGTTCCAGGGAGAGATCCAACGGAACTTAAATTTATCAGATGTACTGGAAGGCCTGAAGAATACGGAGATCAACTTCAGTATCGAAGGCCGGAAGATCATAGTAAAACCATAA
- a CDS encoding sialidase family protein, translating to MTLSKILLLTGLFMPFISGSRSVLPVVDLSADSTRQVVVAQGTPDIYNGQPTTVLLPDGKTIHCVWTYGHGGKCGPAKRSDDGGLTWVPQPVPENWSAAVNCPAVYLLPRPDGGQNVIAFAGSGPDHQMQQAILKNNTWGPMKSNGLDLTGMPFCTIIPIDGGKRLLGMTNQRRPGEKVEKKSCILVQSISEDGGLTWSPLQTTLDTMGLKPCEPEIIRSPNGKQLLCLIRENDYKISLYMLSDDEGRTWSTIKPLPEGLWGDRHKAKYSPDGRLVVVFRDTGKKSATKDHYMAWVGTYEDIIQGKPGQYRIKLLHSYKTWDCGYSGLELLPDQTFVATTYIKYRSGENKNSIVSTRFSLSETDRLARQ from the coding sequence ATGACTTTAAGCAAGATACTTTTGCTTACAGGCCTCTTTATGCCTTTTATTTCCGGAAGCCGGTCGGTTTTGCCTGTTGTAGATCTATCAGCAGACTCCACCCGGCAGGTAGTAGTAGCACAGGGTACACCGGATATTTATAACGGCCAGCCTACCACCGTACTGCTGCCGGATGGAAAAACAATCCACTGTGTATGGACCTATGGCCATGGCGGTAAATGCGGCCCGGCAAAAAGAAGTGACGATGGCGGACTTACCTGGGTACCCCAGCCTGTACCTGAAAACTGGAGTGCCGCTGTAAACTGCCCTGCAGTTTATCTCTTACCCCGCCCGGATGGAGGGCAAAACGTCATCGCATTCGCAGGAAGCGGACCTGATCACCAGATGCAGCAGGCCATACTAAAAAACAATACCTGGGGCCCGATGAAAAGCAACGGCCTGGATCTCACAGGCATGCCATTCTGTACCATCATACCAATAGACGGCGGCAAGCGATTACTGGGCATGACCAACCAAAGAAGACCCGGCGAAAAGGTAGAAAAGAAATCATGTATCCTCGTACAAAGCATCTCTGAAGATGGCGGACTCACCTGGTCGCCATTACAAACAACTTTAGATACCATGGGCCTGAAGCCCTGCGAGCCGGAGATCATAAGATCTCCGAATGGTAAACAACTGCTTTGCTTAATAAGAGAAAACGATTACAAGATCTCGCTATACATGCTCAGTGATGATGAAGGAAGAACATGGTCCACGATCAAACCACTCCCTGAAGGATTATGGGGAGACAGACACAAAGCAAAATACAGTCCGGATGGCAGACTGGTAGTGGTTTTCAGGGACACTGGAAAGAAAAGCGCCACAAAAGATCATTACATGGCCTGGGTAGGTACCTATGAAGATATCATCCAGGGCAAACCCGGACAATACCGCATAAAACTACTCCACAGTTATAAAACATGGGATTGCGGATACAGCGGCCTGGAACTACTGCCGGACCAAACATTCGTGGCCACTACTTACATTAAATACCGGTCCGGAGAGAACAAAAATTCCATAGTGAGCACCCGCTTTTCGCTGTCCGAAACAGACAGGCTCGCACGCCAATAA